A genomic segment from Agrobacterium vitis encodes:
- the mtaB gene encoding tRNA (N(6)-L-threonylcarbamoyladenosine(37)-C(2))-methylthiotransferase MtaB encodes MSGIDVITFGCRLNTYESEVMKAEAEKAGLDQAILVNTCAVTGEAVRQARQAIRRARRENPQARIIVTGCAAQTDAAGFAAMPEVDLVLGNEEKLKADHYRALPDFGVAAAEKLRVNDIMSVTETAPQMVSHIDGHVRGFLQVQNGCDHRCTFCIIPYGRGNSRSVPMGAVVEQARKLVENGYREVVLTGVDATSYGADLPGQPSLGLLAKTLLKQVPDILRLRLSSIDSIEVDRHLIDLIAEESRFMPHLHLSLQHGDDMILKRMKRRHSRADALGFATQVRALRPDFSFGADMIAGFPTETEEMAANSALLAQEIGIAHLHVFPYSPRPGTPAARMPQLDRTLVKARAASLRAVAEQLHHAHLEHMVGSQQKLLVERNEMAHTQDFTLVAAPGHLPGALVDAVIGGHNGRHLIIEQSAAAAA; translated from the coding sequence GTGAGCGGCATCGACGTCATCACCTTCGGCTGCCGCCTCAATACCTACGAATCGGAAGTGATGAAGGCGGAGGCCGAAAAGGCGGGCCTTGACCAGGCTATTCTGGTCAATACCTGTGCGGTGACGGGCGAGGCGGTGCGTCAGGCCCGCCAGGCCATTCGCCGCGCCCGGCGTGAAAACCCGCAAGCGCGGATTATCGTCACCGGCTGTGCCGCACAGACCGATGCCGCAGGCTTTGCCGCCATGCCGGAAGTGGATCTGGTGCTGGGCAATGAGGAAAAGCTGAAGGCTGACCATTACCGGGCTTTGCCCGACTTCGGCGTGGCTGCGGCAGAAAAGCTGCGCGTCAACGACATCATGAGTGTGACAGAGACCGCGCCGCAGATGGTCAGTCATATCGATGGCCATGTGCGTGGTTTCCTTCAGGTACAGAACGGCTGCGACCATCGCTGCACCTTCTGCATCATCCCCTATGGACGCGGCAATTCACGCTCCGTGCCAATGGGGGCGGTGGTGGAACAGGCTCGCAAGCTGGTGGAAAACGGCTACCGCGAAGTGGTGCTGACCGGCGTGGACGCCACCAGCTACGGCGCCGATCTGCCCGGCCAGCCCAGCCTGGGCCTGCTGGCAAAGACGCTGTTGAAACAGGTGCCTGACATTCTGCGTCTGCGGCTGTCCTCCATCGATAGTATTGAGGTTGACCGCCATCTGATCGACCTGATCGCCGAAGAGTCGCGTTTCATGCCACATCTGCACCTGTCGTTGCAGCATGGTGACGACATGATCCTGAAGCGGATGAAGCGTCGCCATTCACGGGCGGATGCCTTGGGGTTTGCGACACAGGTCCGCGCCCTGCGGCCCGATTTCAGCTTCGGTGCCGACATGATTGCCGGTTTTCCGACCGAAACCGAGGAGATGGCGGCAAATTCTGCCTTGTTGGCGCAAGAGATCGGCATCGCCCATCTGCATGTGTTTCCATATAGCCCGCGGCCCGGCACACCGGCCGCCCGGATGCCGCAACTGGACCGCACCCTGGTGAAAGCGCGTGCCGCCAGCCTTCGCGCGGTTGCCGAACAGCTGCATCATGCCCATCTTGAACACATGGTCGGCTCACAGCAAAAGCTGCTGGTGGAGCGCAACGAAATGGCGCATACGCAGGACTTCACCCTCGTGGCCGCTCCGGGCCATCTGCCGGGTGCCCTTGTGGATGCGGTGATCGGCGGTCACAATGGACGCCACCTGATTATTGAACAGTCAGCCGCCGCTGCGGCCTGA
- the dapF gene encoding diaminopimelate epimerase — translation MGNRVEFAKMNGLGNKILVVDMRGRTDRVTPQAAIALAGDAETHFDQIMAIHDPKLAGTFAYIDIINCDGTLAQACGNGTRCVVQALSAETGLKAFTFQTLAGILNATEHEDGSVSVDMGVPVFDWNRIPLSEEFHDTSRIELQIGPIDAPVLHSPAVMSMGNPHAVFWVDRDPMSYDLERFGPLLENHPLFPEKANITLAQVTSKTNMTTRTWERGAGLTLACGSAACAAGVSAARTGRTERKVTITVASSPNRQALDIEWRERDGHVIMTGAAEWEWAGQLDPQTGTWQREHQAGHEASVS, via the coding sequence TGACATGCGTGGCCGCACCGACCGGGTCACGCCGCAGGCGGCCATTGCGCTGGCGGGCGACGCTGAAACCCACTTCGATCAGATCATGGCGATCCATGATCCTAAGCTGGCGGGTACTTTTGCCTATATCGACATTATCAATTGCGATGGCACGCTGGCGCAGGCCTGCGGTAACGGCACACGCTGTGTTGTGCAGGCGCTGTCGGCGGAAACCGGCCTGAAGGCTTTCACCTTCCAAACGCTGGCCGGTATTCTGAATGCTACCGAGCATGAAGACGGCTCGGTGTCTGTCGATATGGGTGTTCCGGTGTTCGACTGGAACCGCATCCCGCTGTCGGAAGAATTTCACGATACCAGCCGGATCGAATTGCAGATCGGGCCGATTGATGCCCCGGTGCTGCATTCGCCTGCCGTGATGTCGATGGGCAATCCGCATGCGGTGTTCTGGGTGGACCGCGATCCGATGTCCTATGATCTGGAACGGTTCGGGCCGCTGCTGGAAAACCATCCGCTGTTTCCCGAAAAGGCCAATATTACCCTGGCGCAGGTGACCTCGAAAACCAACATGACCACCCGCACCTGGGAGCGGGGCGCTGGGCTGACGCTGGCTTGCGGTTCCGCCGCCTGCGCCGCCGGGGTTTCCGCTGCGCGCACCGGGCGCACCGAGCGCAAGGTGACGATCACCGTCGCCTCCAGCCCCAACCGCCAAGCCCTCGACATCGAATGGCGCGAGCGTGACGGGCATGTGATCATGACGGGTGCGGCAGAATGGGAATGGGCAGGACAGCTCGATCCGCAGACCGGCACCTGGCAGCGTGAACACCAGGCAGGCCACGAGGCCTCGGTCTCGTGA
- a CDS encoding DUF2585 domain-containing protein codes for MTAVAGAPKTHHAASFWLVVPVIILAVQILAEHFMGRIWICSCGYVKLFEAGVNTPGNSQHLADWYTPSHIIHGFLFYGLGWLVLRRGSFGQRLTLATLIEAGWELLENSPIIINRYRAATMAVGYEGDSILNSAMDTVFMALGFLFAARVPVWLTIVVAVFFELLTGYLIRDNLTLNVIMLVWPVDAIKAWQAAL; via the coding sequence GTGACGGCTGTGGCGGGAGCGCCGAAAACCCATCACGCCGCCTCGTTCTGGCTGGTGGTTCCCGTCATCATTCTGGCCGTGCAGATCTTGGCCGAGCATTTCATGGGCCGGATCTGGATCTGCTCCTGCGGGTACGTGAAATTGTTTGAGGCGGGGGTGAATACGCCGGGCAATTCCCAACATCTGGCCGACTGGTACACGCCCTCGCATATCATCCACGGCTTTCTGTTCTACGGTCTCGGCTGGCTGGTGCTGCGGCGCGGGTCGTTCGGTCAGCGACTGACACTGGCCACCCTGATCGAGGCCGGTTGGGAATTATTGGAAAATTCGCCCATCATCATCAACCGTTACCGCGCCGCCACCATGGCGGTTGGCTATGAAGGTGACAGTATCCTGAATTCGGCGATGGATACCGTGTTCATGGCGCTCGGCTTCCTGTTTGCAGCCCGTGTGCCGGTGTGGCTGACGATTGTCGTTGCCGTGTTTTTCGAGTTGCTGACGGGGTATCTGATCAGGGACAATCTGACGCTCAATGTCATCATGCTGGTCTGGCCGGTGGATGCGATTAAGGCCTGGCAGGCGGCTCTGTAA
- the ftsY gene encoding signal recognition particle-docking protein FtsY: MALGFIKKVFTFGRDKPSEAGVDAGLSTEEKAAIAAESEPHDRVEQLPLAEDPVLAEEVDTAGGPSDDLVEDQADEDDVTADDLSLLPLSLLEAEEAAEEPPSDATPSFDELLDEAEGAAPGTEIALPRGFSTVVEPEPEPETPEVKQSWFQRLKAGLFRTSSQLTGQISALFTKRKLDEETLEELEDLLIQADLGVETAMRVTATLSSERYGKDVTGEDVTRIMAAEIVKVLKPVAKPLALDLNHKPHVILVVGVNGTGKTTTIGKLAAKLSGSGLKVMLAAGDTFRAAAIEQLKIWADRTGSTFIGTKLGADAAGLAYDAFEKAKAEKSDVLIIDTAGRLQNKTELMDELEKIVRVLTKLDPDAPHTVLQTLDATTGQNAMNQVEIFRNVAGVNGLIMTKLDGTARGGILVAIAAKHKLPVYFIGVGEGVDDLEPFEAEDFARAVAGFGPSS, from the coding sequence ATGGCGCTTGGATTCATCAAAAAAGTCTTCACCTTTGGCAGGGACAAGCCAAGCGAAGCAGGTGTAGATGCCGGGCTTTCCACTGAGGAAAAAGCCGCCATTGCCGCCGAAAGCGAGCCGCATGACCGTGTGGAGCAATTGCCGCTGGCCGAAGATCCTGTTCTGGCCGAGGAAGTCGATACGGCAGGCGGGCCTTCCGATGATCTGGTCGAAGATCAGGCTGATGAAGATGATGTGACGGCGGATGATCTGAGCCTCCTGCCGCTCTCGCTGCTGGAAGCCGAAGAGGCTGCTGAAGAGCCGCCTTCTGACGCGACGCCGTCTTTCGATGAACTGCTCGATGAGGCGGAAGGTGCTGCGCCCGGCACCGAGATCGCGCTGCCCAGGGGCTTTTCGACCGTGGTCGAGCCTGAGCCTGAGCCGGAAACGCCTGAGGTGAAGCAGAGTTGGTTCCAACGCCTCAAAGCCGGGTTGTTTCGCACCTCTTCGCAGCTCACCGGCCAGATCTCAGCACTTTTCACCAAGCGCAAGCTGGACGAGGAGACGCTGGAAGAACTGGAAGATCTGCTGATTCAGGCCGATCTCGGCGTCGAGACCGCCATGCGGGTCACAGCCACCCTGTCGTCCGAACGCTATGGCAAGGATGTGACTGGTGAGGACGTGACGCGGATCATGGCGGCTGAAATCGTCAAAGTGTTGAAGCCGGTGGCCAAGCCGCTGGCACTGGATCTCAATCACAAACCGCATGTCATCCTCGTCGTCGGTGTCAACGGTACGGGCAAGACCACGACGATCGGCAAGCTGGCCGCCAAACTGTCCGGCTCCGGCTTGAAAGTCATGCTGGCGGCGGGCGATACGTTCCGCGCTGCAGCCATCGAGCAGCTGAAAATCTGGGCAGACCGCACCGGCTCGACCTTTATCGGCACCAAGCTGGGCGCCGATGCAGCGGGGCTGGCCTATGATGCTTTCGAAAAGGCCAAGGCTGAGAAATCCGACGTGCTGATTATCGATACGGCGGGCCGCTTGCAGAACAAGACCGAGCTGATGGACGAGTTGGAAAAGATCGTCCGGGTTCTCACCAAGCTCGACCCGGATGCGCCGCATACCGTGTTGCAGACGCTGGATGCGACCACCGGCCAGAACGCCATGAACCAGGTGGAGATTTTCCGCAATGTCGCCGGTGTCAACGGGCTGATCATGACCAAGCTGGATGGCACGGCGCGCGGCGGTATTCTGGTCGCTATCGCCGCCAAGCATAAATTGCCGGTCTATTTCATTGGCGTTGGCGAAGGCGTGGATGATCTCGAGCCCTTCGAGGCCGAGGATTTTGCCCGCGCCGTTGCCGGTTTTGGCCCCTCAAGCTAA
- the ccmD gene encoding heme exporter protein CcmD, translating into MKYAFYIGTAYGLTAAAILFMVVWIWLEGRARQKELKALEAAGIRRRSDTSTEKAL; encoded by the coding sequence ATGAAATATGCCTTCTATATCGGCACCGCCTACGGGCTGACCGCTGCCGCCATCCTGTTCATGGTTGTCTGGATCTGGCTGGAGGGCCGCGCGCGCCAGAAAGAGTTGAAGGCGCTGGAAGCGGCAGGTATTCGCCGCCGCTCTGACACATCAACAGAAAAGGCGCTCTGA
- the acnA gene encoding aconitate hydratase AcnA yields the protein MSKSLDSFNCRSTLSVDGKDYVYYSIPKAEANGLTGVSKLPYSMKVLLENLLRNEDGRSVTKADIENVAAWLVDKGTAENEIAYRPARVLMQDFTGVPAVVDLAAMRDAMVSLGGDPEKINPLVPVDLVIDHSVIVDEFGTPTAFARNVELEYERNGERYRFLKWGQQAFKNFRVVPPGTGICHQVNLEYLGQTVWTKDEDGETTAYPDTCVGTDSHTTMINGLGVLGWGVGGIEAEAAMLGQPVSMLLPEVIGFKLTGKVKEGVTATDLVLTVVQMLRKKGVVSKFVEFFGPGLDSMSLADRATIGNMGPEYGATCGFFPVDGETINYLTMSGRTKDRIALVEAYSKAQGMWRDGDGSELVFTDTLELDLGDVVPSMAGPKRPEGRLALETIAPNFATALEGDYKKPGQLSNRYAVEGTDFDLGHGDVAIAAITSCTNTSNPSVLIAAGLLARNAVAKGLKSKPWVKTSLAPGSQVVGEYLSKSGLQVSLDALGFNLVGFGCTTCIGNSGPLPAPISKTINDKGLITAGVLSGNRNFEGRISPDVQANYLASPPLVVAYALAGSVQKDLTTEPLGEDQDGNPVFLRDIWPTSKEIQEFILKYVTRELYESKYADVFKGDENWQAVQIPAGQTYAWDDNSTYVQNPPYFVGMGKSGSGLKNITNARVLGLFGDKITTDHISPAGSIKAASPAGAYLLDHGVGVADFNQYGTRRGNHEVMMRGTFANIRIRNHMLGPNGKEGGYTIHYPSKEEMSIYDAAMQYKAEGVPLVIFAGVEYGNGSSRDWAAKGTNLLGVRAVIAQSFERIHRSNLVGMGIVPFCFEDGTTWASLNLKGDESVTIEGLEGEIKPREKKIAKITYADGTVKDLPLICRIDTLDEVTYVNNGGILQTVLRDLAA from the coding sequence GTGTCCAAATCGCTTGACAGTTTCAATTGCCGGTCGACGCTTTCCGTCGATGGCAAGGATTATGTCTATTACAGTATCCCCAAGGCCGAGGCCAATGGCCTGACCGGCGTTTCCAAGCTGCCCTATTCCATGAAGGTGCTGCTGGAAAACCTGCTGCGCAACGAAGACGGCCGCTCCGTCACCAAGGCCGACATTGAAAACGTCGCCGCCTGGCTCGTTGACAAGGGCACGGCTGAAAATGAAATCGCCTATCGTCCGGCCCGCGTGCTGATGCAGGACTTCACCGGTGTTCCCGCCGTGGTCGATCTGGCTGCCATGCGCGATGCCATGGTGTCGCTGGGCGGCGATCCGGAAAAGATCAACCCGCTGGTTCCCGTTGACCTCGTCATCGACCACTCGGTCATCGTCGATGAATTCGGCACGCCAACCGCTTTTGCCCGCAACGTTGAGCTGGAATATGAGCGCAACGGCGAGCGTTACCGCTTCCTGAAGTGGGGCCAGCAGGCGTTCAAAAACTTCCGCGTTGTTCCTCCTGGTACCGGCATCTGTCACCAGGTCAATCTCGAATATCTCGGCCAGACCGTCTGGACCAAGGACGAAGACGGCGAAACCACCGCTTATCCCGACACCTGCGTTGGCACCGACAGCCACACGACCATGATCAACGGTCTGGGCGTTCTGGGCTGGGGCGTTGGTGGTATCGAAGCCGAAGCAGCCATGCTCGGCCAGCCGGTTTCCATGCTTCTGCCCGAAGTCATCGGCTTCAAGCTGACTGGCAAGGTCAAGGAAGGCGTCACCGCCACCGACCTCGTGCTGACCGTTGTGCAGATGCTGCGCAAGAAGGGCGTTGTCTCCAAGTTCGTTGAATTCTTTGGCCCCGGCCTGGATTCGATGTCGCTGGCCGACCGTGCCACCATCGGCAATATGGGTCCGGAATACGGCGCGACCTGCGGCTTCTTCCCGGTTGATGGCGAAACCATCAACTACCTCACCATGTCTGGCCGCACCAAGGACCGGATTGCACTGGTCGAAGCCTATTCCAAGGCTCAGGGCATGTGGCGTGATGGCGACGGTTCCGAACTGGTGTTCACCGACACGTTGGAACTCGACCTTGGCGACGTTGTGCCGTCGATGGCTGGTCCGAAGCGTCCGGAAGGCCGTTTGGCGCTGGAAACCATTGCACCAAACTTCGCAACGGCTCTGGAAGGCGATTACAAGAAGCCCGGCCAGCTTTCCAACCGCTATGCTGTTGAAGGCACTGACTTCGACCTCGGTCATGGCGATGTGGCGATTGCCGCTATCACCTCCTGCACCAATACCTCCAACCCGAGCGTGTTGATTGCGGCTGGCCTTCTGGCCCGCAATGCTGTTGCCAAGGGTCTGAAGTCCAAGCCTTGGGTCAAGACCTCGCTGGCACCTGGAAGCCAGGTTGTTGGTGAATACCTGTCCAAGTCCGGCTTGCAGGTTTCTCTGGATGCGCTCGGCTTCAACCTCGTTGGTTTCGGCTGCACCACCTGCATCGGTAACTCTGGCCCGCTGCCAGCGCCGATCTCCAAGACCATCAATGACAAGGGCCTGATCACCGCTGGCGTATTGTCGGGCAATCGTAACTTTGAAGGCCGTATCTCGCCGGACGTTCAGGCCAACTATCTGGCATCTCCGCCGCTGGTTGTTGCTTACGCGCTGGCCGGTTCGGTTCAGAAGGACCTGACCACCGAGCCTCTGGGCGAAGATCAGGACGGCAATCCAGTGTTCCTTCGGGATATCTGGCCAACCTCCAAGGAAATCCAGGAATTCATCCTGAAATACGTCACGCGCGAGCTGTATGAAAGCAAGTATGCGGACGTGTTCAAGGGTGATGAAAACTGGCAGGCCGTGCAGATCCCTGCTGGCCAGACCTATGCCTGGGACGACAACTCGACCTATGTGCAGAACCCGCCTTACTTCGTGGGTATGGGCAAGAGCGGCTCTGGTCTCAAGAACATCACCAATGCGCGCGTCCTTGGTCTGTTTGGCGACAAGATCACCACCGACCATATCTCGCCGGCTGGCTCCATCAAGGCGGCGTCGCCGGCTGGCGCCTATCTGCTGGACCATGGCGTTGGCGTGGCGGACTTCAACCAGTACGGCACCCGTCGCGGCAATCACGAAGTGATGATGCGCGGCACCTTCGCCAACATCCGTATTCGCAACCACATGCTCGGTCCGAACGGCAAGGAAGGTGGCTACACCATCCATTATCCGTCCAAGGAAGAGATGTCGATTTACGATGCGGCCATGCAGTACAAGGCCGAGGGCGTTCCGCTGGTGATCTTTGCAGGCGTCGAATACGGCAACGGTTCATCGCGTGACTGGGCTGCCAAGGGCACCAACCTGCTCGGCGTTCGCGCCGTGATCGCCCAGTCGTTCGAGCGTATCCACCGCTCCAACCTGGTCGGCATGGGTATCGTACCTTTCTGCTTCGAGGACGGCACCACCTGGGCCAGCCTCAACCTGAAGGGCG
- the ccmA gene encoding heme ABC exporter ATP-binding protein CcmA, whose translation MLNKGEITRLNALELAAKRGEDLLFRNVSFTLQSGEALVLTGRNGSGKSTLLRVIAGFIRPERGSVLFESPGTEPRPPREVSHYLGHRNGMKAELTVAENLEFWKAFLGQAQGGSGISIEEAADQVGLGGITHLPYGYLSAGQQRRFAMARLLVSYRPIWILDEPTAALDVKADEMFSSLIRAHLAQGGMVLAATHQPLGLDNPNLLEMKGFDYADLEDVA comes from the coding sequence TTGCTAAACAAAGGGGAAATCACCCGGCTAAATGCCCTGGAACTGGCGGCAAAACGCGGCGAGGACCTGCTGTTTCGCAACGTCTCCTTCACGCTTCAAAGCGGCGAAGCGCTGGTCCTGACCGGTCGCAACGGATCGGGAAAATCCACCCTGTTGCGGGTCATCGCTGGCTTCATCCGGCCAGAGCGCGGCTCTGTCCTGTTCGAATCACCCGGCACCGAGCCACGACCACCCCGCGAGGTCAGCCATTACCTCGGCCATCGCAACGGCATGAAGGCGGAACTGACGGTGGCCGAAAATCTGGAATTCTGGAAAGCATTTCTCGGACAGGCCCAAGGCGGTTCAGGCATCTCCATTGAAGAGGCTGCCGATCAGGTTGGATTGGGTGGCATCACCCACCTGCCCTATGGCTACTTGTCCGCCGGTCAGCAGCGGCGTTTTGCCATGGCCCGGTTGCTGGTCTCCTACCGCCCGATCTGGATTCTTGATGAGCCGACGGCGGCATTGGATGTCAAAGCCGATGAGATGTTTTCAAGCCTGATTCGCGCCCATCTGGCTCAAGGCGGCATGGTGCTGGCCGCCACCCACCAGCCCCTGGGGCTGGACAATCCGAATCTGTTGGAAATGAAGGGCTTCGACTACGCCGATCTGGAGGATGTGGCGTGA
- a CDS encoding heme ABC transporter permease, protein MTDNSLASTKLTARLNALANPTRFLALVARVLPWMTAITIILLAVGLTLAFTTEGDYQQGDTVRIMYIHVPAAWLAMMCYSVMAISAIGTLVWRHPLADVSHRAAAPLGAAFTFIALVTGSLWGRPMWGTWWAWGDARLTSVFILFLMYLGLIALNRAMDDPSKSARISSVLILVGFVNIPIIKFSVEWWNTLHQPASIMKLGGPSVDPEFLRPLLVMAVAFTLLFFTLHLMAMRNEIWRRRIMAQRRLAARVASQESPS, encoded by the coding sequence ATGACCGACAACAGCCTTGCTTCGACCAAGCTTACTGCCCGATTAAACGCGCTGGCCAACCCCACCCGGTTTCTGGCGCTGGTGGCGCGTGTTCTGCCGTGGATGACGGCAATAACCATTATTCTGCTGGCCGTCGGCCTGACGCTCGCCTTCACCACCGAGGGCGATTACCAGCAGGGCGACACGGTGCGGATCATGTATATCCACGTGCCCGCCGCCTGGTTGGCGATGATGTGCTATTCGGTGATGGCGATCTCCGCCATCGGCACGCTGGTCTGGCGTCATCCGCTGGCCGATGTCAGCCATCGGGCCGCGGCCCCGCTGGGAGCGGCGTTTACTTTCATCGCGCTGGTCACCGGCTCGCTCTGGGGCCGGCCCATGTGGGGGACATGGTGGGCCTGGGGCGATGCCCGCCTGACCTCGGTGTTCATTCTGTTCCTAATGTATCTGGGCCTGATCGCCCTCAACCGGGCCATGGACGACCCGTCGAAATCGGCGCGGATCAGTTCGGTGCTGATCCTGGTCGGCTTCGTCAATATTCCGATCATCAAATTTTCGGTGGAATGGTGGAATACGCTGCACCAGCCTGCCAGCATCATGAAACTCGGCGGCCCAAGCGTCGATCCGGAGTTTCTGCGGCCCTTGCTGGTCATGGCCGTGGCCTTCACGCTGCTGTTTTTCACCCTGCATCTGATGGCGATGCGCAACGAAATCTGGCGGCGGCGGATCATGGCCCAGCGACGGCTTGCCGCCCGGGTCGCCTCGCAGGAGAGCCCATCATGA
- the ccmB gene encoding heme exporter protein CcmB: MIALFLRDLKLSVRAGGGALIGVLFFLTVVAVIPFGVGPDMNLLARIGPAIVWIGALLSALLGLDRLFQADRDDGSLDLLLMQETPLVLTVFVKCLAHWTATSLPLVIASPLLGLFMNMSEMAIGAVMLTLLVGSPALTFIGAAGAAVAVALPRGGLLVSILVLPLAIPVLIFGVSASYAAVEDPAPFLPPFLFLSALTLFFAVIGPSAAALALRNTAD, encoded by the coding sequence GTGATCGCTCTTTTCCTGCGTGACTTGAAACTGTCGGTCAGGGCGGGCGGCGGCGCGCTGATCGGCGTGCTGTTCTTCCTGACCGTGGTTGCCGTCATTCCCTTTGGCGTCGGACCGGATATGAACCTGCTGGCCCGCATCGGTCCTGCTATTGTCTGGATCGGCGCGCTGCTGTCGGCGCTGCTCGGCCTCGACCGGCTGTTTCAGGCCGACCGGGATGACGGCTCGCTGGATCTGCTCCTGATGCAGGAAACGCCGCTGGTGCTGACCGTCTTCGTCAAATGCCTCGCCCACTGGACGGCGACCAGTCTACCGCTGGTGATCGCGTCACCGCTGCTGGGCCTGTTCATGAATATGAGCGAAATGGCCATCGGGGCGGTGATGCTGACGCTACTGGTTGGCTCTCCCGCCCTCACCTTCATTGGCGCTGCCGGAGCGGCGGTTGCCGTGGCCCTGCCGCGCGGCGGGCTGTTGGTATCGATCCTGGTGCTGCCGCTGGCCATTCCGGTGCTGATTTTCGGTGTCAGCGCTTCCTATGCTGCCGTGGAAGATCCGGCCCCTTTCCTGCCGCCCTTTCTGTTTCTATCCGCACTGACGTTATTCTTCGCAGTCATCGGGCCATCGGCAGCCGCGTTGGCGCTTAGAAACACAGCGGATTGA
- a CDS encoding septation protein A, whose product MTAGNAGQQPSAAEQHHPLLKLALELGPLLVFFFGNLRGEWLAAHFPALTAIGGPLLIATALFMVATVLALVVSKIVFKHLPIMPFVSGVVVLVFGSLSIWLQDDTFIKMKPTIVNALFGVVLLGGLLFGKSLLGYVFNAAFQLDDEGWRKLTLRWGIFFLFLAVLNEVVWRNFTNDVWVNFKVWGTMPITILFTLAQMPLIMRHSLENKAEEGGK is encoded by the coding sequence ATGACAGCAGGAAACGCAGGCCAGCAACCGAGTGCGGCAGAACAGCATCACCCCTTGCTGAAGCTGGCCTTGGAGCTTGGACCTCTGCTGGTGTTCTTCTTCGGCAATCTGCGCGGTGAATGGCTGGCGGCACATTTTCCGGCCCTGACCGCCATCGGCGGGCCGCTGTTGATCGCCACAGCGCTGTTCATGGTCGCCACCGTGCTGGCGCTTGTTGTGTCCAAGATCGTCTTCAAGCACCTACCAATCATGCCTTTCGTATCCGGCGTGGTGGTGCTGGTGTTTGGATCGCTATCGATTTGGCTTCAGGACGACACGTTCATCAAGATGAAGCCGACCATCGTCAACGCGCTGTTCGGCGTGGTGCTGCTTGGCGGATTGCTGTTTGGTAAATCCTTGCTCGGCTATGTCTTCAATGCCGCCTTTCAGCTCGATGATGAGGGCTGGCGCAAACTGACACTGCGCTGGGGTATTTTCTTCCTGTTCCTCGCGGTGCTGAACGAGGTGGTCTGGCGCAATTTCACCAATGATGTCTGGGTGAATTTCAAGGTCTGGGGCACGATGCCGATCACCATTCTGTTCACGCTGGCGCAGATGCCGCTGATCATGCGCCATTCCCTTGAAAACAAGGCGGAAGAGGGCGGCAAGTGA
- a CDS encoding DsbE family thiol:disulfide interchange protein, producing the protein MAEDRLETAEKRGFSRYLLAAIPLAVFALIAGTAGKMLYDQDFNGKNVSDIPSALIGTKAPTLNLPPLEGSNLPALTSSAITGKLTLVNVFASWCVPCRDEHPLLKQLSNDPRIQIVAINYKDKSDNALRFLGELGNPYKAIGIDPNGKAAIDWGVYGIPESYLVAPDGTIVYKRVGPFDAQSIEKGLYPAIDRALAVKAITEPPARP; encoded by the coding sequence ATGGCTGAGGACAGGCTGGAAACCGCTGAAAAGCGCGGGTTCTCCCGTTACCTGCTGGCGGCCATTCCGCTTGCGGTTTTTGCGCTGATCGCGGGAACAGCGGGCAAGATGCTCTATGATCAGGATTTCAACGGCAAGAATGTCAGCGACATTCCCTCCGCACTGATCGGCACCAAAGCTCCCACCCTCAACCTGCCGCCGCTGGAGGGCTCCAACCTTCCGGCGCTGACCTCTTCCGCCATCACGGGCAAGCTGACGCTGGTTAATGTGTTTGCCTCCTGGTGTGTCCCCTGCCGGGACGAGCATCCATTGCTGAAACAGTTGAGCAATGACCCCCGCATCCAGATCGTCGCCATCAACTACAAGGACAAGAGCGACAACGCGCTGAGGTTTTTGGGCGAGCTTGGCAATCCCTATAAGGCCATCGGCATCGACCCGAACGGCAAGGCGGCGATTGACTGGGGCGTCTACGGCATTCCCGAAAGCTACCTCGTCGCACCGGATGGCACGATTGTTTACAAGCGGGTCGGGCCTTTTGATGCGCAGTCGATAGAAAAGGGTCTTTACCCGGCTATCGACAGGGCGCTTGCTGTCAAAGCCATTACAGAGCCGCCTGCCAGGCCTTAA